One stretch of bacterium DNA includes these proteins:
- a CDS encoding HDIG domain-containing protein → MFHVLLRAKRAIAARIRTRLEDVSDTRRYRRVQTATHIALGLLVVAGSIVFFPRPELFVPPDFPREGDIATAEIIAPFDFPVMKSPEEIRAEEDEIRRETPPILKYDRVIADSIQRTLGHFFNRAERLAASPISPNLRKERLAQEFPWWDLDTLTPPRAGGGWLALRFTAEDAVRRLYTTGIFPDTRFLPTTESPFVMVDRPGVGEMPLKRDQILDRSAARARIEVELAEIPGVDESERQRLVAVISDLLTPNLVYDHESTEQRRQALLDELQPYKVRIYRGERIVAKNERVTAAHAERLAALAQLRAERRDSDSLLGYLLPIGGRALFALFCVAGMAAHFYYFRRRYLRRSAVILLTALLWLFTLAAARVALAFGWPFLYLIPIPFTAILITVLVDLGTALVSTVFLSFLVGVVTGFSFPVTVVGVAVGMVSAYSVRTVRRRYDFYRPALYGSLTFLLVIVVIESLRYTETEGILQAAGYGMVNSIVAAILAVGVLPVFESLFGFTTDLTLLELSNLNHPLLKRLSLEAPGTYHHSIVIGNLSEAAAEAIGANALLARVGAYYHDIGKMEKPEYFVENMRHTKSKHDKLSPSMSALILERHVKGGKELALEHNLPDAVIDFIEQHHGTTVMSFFYQKALKQSPDEGVVEEEYRYPGPKPQTRETAILMLADSVEAVTRTLDDPKPGRVQAVVQKVIADKFLAGQLEECNLTLRDLHRIEQAFLKILLGVFHQRIDYPSAADSLEDEADNSDVAPTRDALQTRPTGRPS, encoded by the coding sequence ATGTTCCACGTCCTGCTCAGAGCCAAGCGCGCCATCGCCGCGCGGATCCGCACGCGTCTGGAAGACGTGAGCGACACGCGCCGTTACCGGCGCGTGCAGACGGCGACGCACATCGCGCTGGGCCTGCTGGTCGTGGCCGGCTCGATTGTCTTTTTCCCGCGGCCGGAGTTGTTTGTCCCACCCGATTTCCCCCGCGAAGGAGACATCGCCACCGCCGAGATCATCGCGCCGTTTGATTTTCCGGTCATGAAGTCGCCGGAGGAGATTCGCGCCGAGGAGGATGAAATCCGGCGTGAGACACCTCCCATCCTGAAGTATGACCGGGTGATTGCCGACTCGATTCAGCGCACGCTGGGCCATTTCTTCAACCGCGCCGAGCGGCTGGCGGCCTCACCGATCAGCCCGAATCTGCGCAAGGAGCGGTTGGCGCAGGAGTTTCCGTGGTGGGACCTGGACACGCTGACCCCGCCGCGTGCGGGCGGCGGCTGGCTGGCCCTGCGTTTCACCGCCGAGGATGCGGTGCGGCGGCTCTATACCACCGGCATCTTCCCCGACACGCGCTTCCTGCCGACGACGGAAAGCCCGTTTGTCATGGTGGACCGTCCCGGAGTGGGGGAAATGCCGCTCAAGCGCGATCAGATTCTCGACCGGTCGGCGGCGCGGGCGCGCATCGAAGTCGAACTGGCGGAGATTCCGGGGGTCGACGAGTCCGAACGCCAGCGGCTGGTGGCGGTGATCAGCGATTTGCTCACGCCCAATCTGGTGTACGATCACGAATCAACCGAGCAACGCCGCCAGGCGCTTCTGGATGAACTCCAGCCGTACAAGGTGCGCATCTACCGCGGCGAGCGGATCGTGGCGAAGAATGAGCGGGTGACGGCGGCGCACGCCGAGCGATTGGCAGCGCTGGCGCAATTGCGCGCCGAGCGGCGCGATTCGGACAGCCTGCTCGGATATCTGCTGCCGATCGGCGGACGGGCGCTGTTCGCGCTGTTTTGCGTGGCGGGCATGGCGGCGCACTTCTACTATTTCCGCCGCCGCTACCTGCGACGCTCGGCGGTGATCCTCCTCACCGCGCTGCTGTGGCTGTTTACGCTGGCGGCGGCACGCGTGGCGTTGGCCTTTGGCTGGCCCTTTCTCTACCTCATACCGATCCCGTTTACCGCCATCCTGATCACCGTGCTGGTGGATCTGGGCACGGCGCTGGTGTCAACGGTCTTTCTCTCGTTCCTGGTCGGCGTGGTGACCGGCTTCAGTTTCCCGGTGACGGTGGTCGGCGTGGCGGTCGGCATGGTGTCGGCCTACAGCGTGCGGACGGTGCGCCGCCGCTACGACTTCTACCGCCCGGCGCTCTACGGATCGCTGACCTTCCTCCTGGTGATTGTCGTGATTGAGTCGCTGCGTTACACCGAAACCGAGGGCATCCTGCAGGCGGCCGGGTACGGCATGGTGAATTCGATTGTCGCGGCGATCCTGGCGGTCGGCGTGTTACCGGTGTTCGAATCGCTGTTCGGGTTCACCACCGATCTGACGCTGTTGGAACTATCCAATCTCAATCATCCGCTGCTGAAGCGTCTGTCGCTGGAGGCGCCGGGGACCTACCATCACTCGATCGTGATCGGCAACCTCTCCGAGGCGGCTGCCGAGGCAATCGGCGCCAACGCGCTGTTGGCGCGCGTGGGGGCCTACTACCACGACATCGGCAAGATGGAAAAGCCGGAGTACTTTGTCGAGAACATGCGCCACACCAAAAGCAAGCACGACAAACTCTCGCCATCGATGAGCGCGCTCATCCTCGAACGGCATGTCAAGGGCGGCAAGGAGCTGGCCCTCGAGCACAATCTGCCCGACGCGGTGATCGATTTCATCGAGCAGCATCATGGCACCACGGTCATGAGCTTCTTCTACCAGAAGGCCCTGAAGCAGTCGCCGGACGAAGGGGTGGTCGAAGAGGAATACCGCTACCCCGGCCCGAAGCCGCAGACGCGCGAGACCGCGATCCTGATGCTGGCCGATTCGGTCGAAGCGGTGACGCGCACGCTCGACGACCCCAAGCCGGGGCGGGTGCAGGCGGTGGTCCAGAAAGTGATCGCCGACAAA